In Colletotrichum higginsianum IMI 349063 chromosome 3, whole genome shotgun sequence, a genomic segment contains:
- a CDS encoding major facilitator superfamily transporter, protein MPAPKDDVIVTRVDRDVHNKPVNEATETTSLLSAGAPDGDGSCADTWPGYADFEGLPWWRTPSVYWLLVPYALFTLAFGGSLVPKLNLIIDLVCQRHFADQTVLDPAFAYTPVFIGAENPQCLIKEVKKRVSMFTLAINLTTGILSAVTAPKLGQLSDRYGRRKLLALASCGGVVAEIIVILCANFPWTFHYNWLLLGAVADGLTGSFTAGSVLVNSYTSDCTPPSQRGVRIGYLHACLFTGLAFGPLLTGYFVAWTGSLLSVFYVTLGCHVFFILFVGFAIPESLSVKRQIRARNKYDQEQEVLAKGAWETIKAANPLAPLRILWPTGQGSSSRLRLNILALSFTDMILLGAAMSAGTVILLYSESPETWGWGNLESSRFISAVSMVRVVALLVVLPLINYVFRVRPAAYRRRVSGVSIVEANNGADTVDCWILRFALLSDVIGSLGYLFARNESVFVLSGMVTAFGGLGSATIQAAITKHVPADQVGQLLGAIGVLHALSRVLGPIAFNTLYYSTVGVFDQAIFVLLASLFSLALLASFMVRPGVYLEEVYTPVPTSESQPSSYSNSEALEVLTEEEMIPNN, encoded by the exons ATGCCGGCCCCCAAAGACGACGTAATCGTCACCCGCGTCGACCGCGACGTCCACAACAAACCCGTGAACGAAGCAACAGAGACAACATCACTGCTGAGCGCAGGCGCCCCGGACGGTGATGGCTCCTGCGCAGATACATGGCCGGGCTATGCCGACTTCGAAGGCTTGCCGTGGTGGAGGACACCATCT GTCTATTGGCTCCTCGTTCCGTATGCCCTCTTTACACTGGCCTTTGGAGGCTCCTTGGTGCCGAAGCTGAACCT TATCATCGACTTGGTCTGCCAGCGGCATTTCGCTGATCAGACAGTCCTCGACCCGGCTTTTGCTTATACTCCCGTGTTCATCGGCGCCGAAAATCCGCAGTGCCTCATCAAGGAAGTGAAGAAGCGTGTCTCTATGTTCACCCTGGCCATCAACCTCACCACCGGAATCCTATCCGCCGTCACCGCTCCGAAGCTGGGCCAGCTCTCGGACCGATATGGCCGCAGGAAGCTCCTCGCCCTGGCCTCCTGTGGCGGCGTTGTGGCCGagatcatcgtcatcctGTGCGCGAACTTCCCTTGGACATTCCACTACAACtggcttctcctcggcgccgtagcCGACGGGCTTACGGGTTCTTTCACCGCCGGTAGCGTCCTCGTCAACTCGTACACGAGCGACTGCACCCCGCCATCTcagcgcggcgtccgcaTCGGCTACCTCCACGCCTGCCTCTTCACCGGTCTGGCCTTCGGGCCCCTCTTGACGGGCTACTTCGTCGCCTGGACCGGCAGTCTCCTCTCGGTTTTTTACGTCACGCTAGGATGTCACGTCTTCTTCATTCTCTTTGTTGGCTTCGCCATCCCCGAGTCGCTCAGCGTCAAGCGCCAAATCCGCGCTCGCAACAAGTACGATCAGGAGCAAGAGGTCCTGGCCAAGGGTGCATGGGAGACTATCAAGGCCGCGAACCCGCTGGCCCCCCTCAGGATTCTCTGGCCTACGGGCCAGGGCAGCTCGTCGCGGCTGCGCCTCaacatcctcgccctctcctTCACCGACATGATCCTCCTCGGGGCCGCCATGagcgccggcaccgtcatccTGCTATACTCCGAGTCTCCGGAGACTTGGGGTTGGGGTAATCTTGAGAGCTCGCGCTTCATCTCGGCAGTGTCCATGGTCCGCGTCGTGgcccttcttgtcgtcctccCCCTCATCAACTACGTCTTCCGCGTGAGGCCCGCCGCCTACCGGAGGAGGGTCTCGGGCGtctccatcgtcgaggcGAACAACGGCGCCGACACGGTCGACTGCTGGATCCTGCGCTTCGCACTGTTGTCCGACGTCATCGGCTCACTGGGTTACCTCTTCGCCAGGAATGAGTCCGTCTTTGTGCTGTCCGGCATGGTCACCGCCTTTGGCGGACTCGGCAGTGCCACCATTCAAGCCGCCATCACAAAACATGTCCCGGCCGACCAGGTCGGGCAGCTTCTGGGGGCCATCGGCGTCTTACACGCCCTCTCGAGGGTGCTGGGCCCCATTGCATTTAACACTCTTTACTACTCGACTGTCGGCGTGTTTGACCAGgccatcttcgtcctcctcgcgtCCTTGTTTAGCTTGGCCTTGCTGGCCAGCTTCATGGTGCGGCCCGGTG TGTATCTCGAGGAGGTGTACACGCCTGTGCCTACGTCGGAGTCACAGCCCAGCTCCTACTCCAACTCCGAAGCGCTGGAGGTGTTGACGGAAGAGGAGATGATACCCAACAACTAA